The genomic region TTAGCGTTAAGGTAGAAAAATACACGTCCGCAGTGAAATGTCTAACTACCCCGCCCCCAAGAAGGGCGGGTAATATGAAAAATTATTTTGAAACGCTCATGAATTTGCGCATGCCAAATTCTTCTCTTTTGCCATCGTTCCAATTAGATGTCGGGCGCAAATAGCCGCAAACTCTTGAATAAACCTCACATTTTGAGCCTTTTACTTCCGCTTTAAGTGCGTTAAGTTCTTTAAGTTCCTGCACTAAATTTGTTCTTTCTTGTGTTGTCATATAATTAAGACCCCCGTCTTTGAAATCAGGCTCTAAAATACCGTGGTTTAAAACCTGTTATAATTCTATACTTTTTTCCTAAAATAAACAACCTTAATTTTGGGTTATTGTTTTCCGGTTAAAAGTAACGCTTAAAAACCGGATTTTAAGCGCGGTTTTACATCTAAGCTTGGGCCTTATGAGGCGCTGCCGGGTGAAAACAACTGCTCCTCAATAGCTTTAATTCTGCGTTCAATATCCTCAATGGCCTGTTCTTTGCACTTAGGACATTCTTTGTGTTCCCCTTCCAAATAACCGCATTTGGGGCACACGCTAAACGTGGGCGTAATTGAAAAATAAG from Elusimicrobium minutum Pei191 harbors:
- the nrdD gene encoding anaerobic ribonucleoside-triphosphate reductase, which produces MTTQERTNLVQELKELNALKAEVKGSKCEVYSRVCGYLRPTSNWNDGKREEFGMRKFMSVSK